Part of the Synergistes jonesii genome is shown below.
AATACTGCGTCTCCGCCGCCGACTATGTAGAGGGCGACGTCAAATACACCGGCGGCATAGTCGGCGCCTTCGGATTCGGCTACACGGAATGCTACTGGCTCAAGGTAAAAGAGGGGCAGCCGGATGGCGGCAATCCGTCGATGGGCTACGCCGAGCAGGGTAAAATAACAGACCCGGCGCTCCTGCCGGCGGCCGCCGTCGTCCTGGACACGGAAGGCTTCAAGACGTTAAAGACGGGCGAGAGCCGCGAGATAGAGGCGAAGGTCTATCCGCCGACCGCGGACGCCTCGGCGCTGCGCTACAGATGGACGCTCCCGGAGGGCCTTACGCTGCTCTCAGGCGCCGGCACCTCAAAGATAACGGTCCGCGCCGATAAAGAGGGCTTCTATCCGGTAAGCGCGGCGGTCACCGGCCTGCTGGGCGTCGGCGCGGAGAGCGCGGACATCGCCCTTACGCCGGGAGGCATACTGAAAGTCGCCTCCAAAAAGGTCGCCGTTGAAAAAATAATGATCGGCGGCAGCGCCGAGGCCATGAGAGAGGGCGAAAGCCGCACCTTTACTGCCGCCTGCACCCCCTCGGACGCCGAGGGCGATATAAAGTGGACGATAGCCGCGGCGGGCGGCGGCGCTCAGGACTCAGACGTACACCTCACGGAAAACGCCGGCGGCAGCGCGACGGTGACGCTGCGCCGCGCCGGCGGAACGTCAGGCGAATACAAGCTCACCGCGACCGACGAGGAGAGCGGCGTCTCGGCGTCGGTCACCCTCACCACTTCCGTAATAGAGGGAGAGGAGATATGGAGCATCCTGCCGATCGGCGACGTGATAACGGCCGACGTCGAGGCGGTAAAGGCGAACGGCATCAACTCATCGCAGCTCGACGACGTCGCAAAGAGCCTCGGCGCTTCGATGGGCTCCTTCAAGGTCAACGAGAGGGGCGTCGTCTACCTGGAAGACGCCGTCTTGCAGCGGGCGATCGTGGACGCCGTCTCCGACGACAGCGTCGCGCTCGACCGCGCGGTATCGCTGCCGCTCTTCAGGGCGCAACTTTCGACTGCCGGCGCTACGGCGGCTACGGCCTTCATAATAAGCGGCGACAGGCTGCTCGCCGATACGCCGCAGGAGGTCAGGCTCGTGAAGACGCGCCCCGACGGAACGGGAACGTTCTTCGCCTATGCAGCCGCCTCGGCAGACTACAAAGACGGACACTTCACGCTCCAGCGTATGGACGACGGCGTGATGGCGGCTGAAGAGGCCATAGAGGCGGACAAGAGCTACAAGCTCGTCGTCTACGTAAAGGACGGAGGGGATTACGACGTCGATTCCACGGAACGCTCCGTAGTAGACCCGCTGGCGGTCGTAAAGACGTCTAAGAAGTCCTCCGGCGGCTCGGGAGGCTGCAGCGCGGGATTCGGCGCGCTCGCGTTGCTGCCCGTCGCTTTCGCCGCCCTGCTGAGAAGGCGCGGCCGCAACGGCCGCCGTCAATAGAGCCGCCTCCGCACGCGCGAAGGCAAAGATTTTACTCTGCGAGAAGGGGCCGGTTTTTTCCGGCCTCTTCTTATATCATCCGCGCGAAAAACCACAGTTTGGGCCGCGCGCGATGAGACAGCTAAGAAAGACATGAATCCGCCATCTTTCACCGCCTCTATTATCGAAAAGATCATTGGCTTCGGCTTCTTTCTGTAAGCTGTAGAAGAGCCGGCCTGCGGACATACGGGCGGGCCCGCACAAAGCGCCGGCGTCGGAAGCGGCCGGCGACGCGCTTTTATGGCGCCGTCTCGGCACAATACGGAGAAATTTCCGCGCACGCAGCGCGGCGCCTTTCACGCGAAAGCCGGCGCAAAGGAGCGCCTTGTTATATAATTGGTCCATATGAACCGGCTGGGTGGAGTGCGTCGTGAAAGAGTGGAAAAATAAGGGGCTTTTCGCAAAGACTTTTTATTCTTTAAACGGGCTCAGGAGCGCGTTCGTCAATGAAAAGGCCGTGCGCCAGGAGGCTTTCGGCACAGCGGCCGCGACGCTGCTCGCGATAGCCATGCGGCGCGGCTGCGGCAGCGTCTTTCTCGTATTTCTCGCGTCGCTCTTCCCGATGGCGATAGAATTGATAAACACGGCGGTCGAAGAGTTCGTCGACGCGCACTTCGGCCCCGCCTACCGCGAGGAAGTGCGCGCGATAAAGGATACTCTTTCGGCCGCCGTCCTGCTTGCGCTTATTATAGGCTACGGCGTCTGCCTGAAAATCATTTTCTTTTAGCTCCGCGCCCGAGCCCCGAGAAGCTCAGGCTTTCCCCTTCTCCGTCACCTTCGTCGCCGTCTCCGCCGTCCTCTCCGCCCTCATCCTCCTCATCTTCGGGCGGCGCGTATTCCTCCTCTTCCTCTTCCCCACCGCCCATCAGCTGGGCCAGCTTGCTCTGCAGCATGTCCGACGCCGAGCCGCCCTTCACTTTAATAAAGGTGCGCAGCACTCCCTCGACGTAGTAATTGGTATCCGCGACAACCATTTCGCGGTTTTTTATTCTTTCGGCGTTTATTTCGCTGACGAAGCGCTCCTCCATCATGTCGGCCGGCGTGAAGGAGTCCTTCCCCTTTTTCTTGTTTTCTTTCTTGTCGCGCCCGGCCTCCGGCTTTTTGTTTTCCGAGTCCTCCTCTTTTACCGCAGAGCTTTCGGAAAGTTTTTCCTTATCTTTGTCGGTCGATTTATACGGCTTCTTTTTCTCCGGCGAATCTTTTTCGGGGCCGCCTATCTCGACGATTATCTGGTTGTTCGTCTCCTTCGCCGAAAGTTCCGTCACGAATTCTTTAAAGGTCGTAATCGCGCGTATGCCGGTTATAAGCGGCTCTTCCTCCGGCTCCTCTATGCCTCCGCCGCGCGCAGTAACTTCGCAGAAGGAGACGGCGTTCTCCGGAATCCTGAGCTCGAATGTCTTTTTGACGGGAGCCTTGCGCCACGGGCGGAAGGTCACGACGGCCTTTACCTTGTCGCCGGGAGAATATTCTTCTTTTTCATCCTCTATTTTGATCTTGTCGATGTAGACGACGCGCGGCGTTTTCGTCATTTCGACGTCCACGGTGACGCCGTAGGGGTTTATCTCCCTGAAGGGGTTTCGCGAGATGACCTTGCCGAGGGACTCTATCTCCTTCTGCATCGCCTTCACCGCGTCCTTCGGCGAATAGAAGATGTTGCGCCGCGTCCAGGAGGGCTTCATGTTGCCGCCTGAGACCGTATACGCTACGAGCGCAGTGCCGGCGCCCTTTCTTGCCCACAGGTCGTCGACGAGGCCGAGTATGCCGGCCGAGCCTATCTCGGGGCCGATGAAGGGGTCGGCGACGGTCTGAAAACGTTTCGTCTCTTTTTTTCTTTCGTCGACGTCGTGGAAGTTGACGGTATAGCTCGAAGCGGCGGCAAGCTGCCCTAAGCGCCCGCCTATCGCTTCCGGCCTGTCCTGCGTCACGACGCCGGCTATCTTTCCGAGATAGCCGAGCTTGAACGAGCTTTCAATGCTGGGGACGGTCCTCAGGATGCTGGCCTGCGTCATCGCGTAAGAGACGCCCCCCCTGTTGAACATCGGATGCGCGAAGGCGATGAAGCGCCCGTCCTTAGATACGGCCGTGAGCGTGCCTACGCCGCCGACCACGACGTCGCCCCACGCTATCGCGGCGCCTACCGCGGCGCCCGGCTCCGGCCGCCACCGCAGGTCTACCGGAGAGGAGCCAGCCGACTCGGAACCGAGCGGAATTATCGAAACGCCGAGCTTCTTGCCGAGGCGCGCCGCGTAGCGCGCGCTGACGCCGTCCGACGCCAGGGTCATCTTTTCCCGCGGGGCCCCGCTCCCGGAAGCTTCTTCGTCGAAATCTATCTTAACGTCGCCAGAAAGTATTTCTTTATCCTCCGACAGGGCGTCTCCCGATATAGTTTTATCTCCGGAGAGCGCGACGTCGCCGGAAGCCGTTTTACCGCCCGGCGCCGCCTTATCGCCGGACGCGGCTTTGTCCGCGGAGATGATTTTATCTGCCGACGCGGCTCCGCAGCCCGGCGCCCTGTCGTCGGACGCCGCGTCGCTTTCCGCGTCTTTTTTGTCCGCTTCGTCGGGAGGAAGCGGCGGCACGTCGAACCACGGCAGCTTCTGCCGCCATTCCATCGCTTTAAGCATCTCTTCGACGGGGGTCACGAGCCCCATGCTGCTGTCGGCGAAGGACCAGCTGTAGCCGATCGCGCCGATGAGCCTGCCGTCGACGTATACCGGCGAGCCGCTCATGCCGGCCGCGATTCCGCCGTTTTCACGGATATATTTGTCGAGGACTTCTACCATTATAAGATTGCGCGGCTTAGACTTGCTGGGGACGACGCCGACGATTTTAACCTTGAACGGCGTTATCTTTGTGCCCTGAAGAACGGTCTTCGCGTATCCGAGCATCCCCGGGCGGATCTGTGAAAGCGGCATCACCGGCTCCTTCGGCACGAAGCGCTCCTCCGCGCGTGCGCCGGAGGCGAGCAGCGCGGCCATCGCAAGCGCTGAAAGTATTTTTGCGGCTTTTTTCATTTTACTCTCCAAGGTTTTATTTTTCATTTTTCAAGAATCTGAGATAGGCCATTATCAGCTCGTCGATCCCCCCGTCGAGCACGGCCTGCACGTTTCCTATTTCGCAGCCGGAGCGGTGGTCCTTCACCAACTGAAAGGGCTGCAGCGTGTACGAGCGGATCTGGCTGCCCCACGCGATAGAGCGCTTCTCTCCCTGTATGCTTTCGAGCTGCTCGTGACGCTCGCGCAGCGAACGCTCGAAGAGCTTTGAGCGCAGCACCTGCATCGCCGTAGCGCGGTTCATGTGCTGCGAGCGCTCCGTCTGGCAGCTCACGACTATGCCCGTCGGCAGGTGCGTGATGCGCACCGCGCTGTCCGTCATGTTGACGTACTGGCCGCCGGCTCCGCTCGAACGGAAGGTGTCCATTTTCAGATCTTCCGGACGGATTTCTATCTCTACGCCGTCGGGCAGCACGGGCATCACCTCTACCGACGCGAAGCTCGTGTGCCGGCGCTTGGCCGAATCGAAAGGCGAAATGCGCACCAAGCGGTGGACGCCCTGCTCTCCCTTCAGGTAGCCGTAAGCGTAATTTCCCTTCACCGAAACTGTGACGCTTTTTATCCCGCCCTCCTGGTCGGGCAGCTCGTCTATCAGCTTGACGCCGTAGCCGCGGCTTTCGGCCCAGCGCATGTACATCCTGTACAGCATCTGCGCCCAGCTCTGCGAATCGAGGCCGCCGGCTCCCGCGTGGACCATCACTATCGCGTCGCCCGCGTCGTACTCTCCGTCGAGCAGTATCACTGTCTGATAATCCTCTATCGCCTTCTCAAGCTTTTCGGCGCGCGAATAAAATTCTTCCTCCAGCTCGGCGTCCTCTCCGTCGGCGAGCATTTCGGCTATCGCTTCGACCTCCTCGAACTCGCCCTTCATCTCGTTGGCCTTGTCGACGCGCGACTGCACGCACGATATTTCGCGCGTGACGGACTGGGCGTCGGGGGAGCTCCAGAAGCCCTCTTTTTCCACAGATTTATTGAGTTCTCTTAATTTGTTTTCGGCTCCGGGCAGGTCAAAGACTTTCACGCAGCTCATCGAACGATGAACGCAGGTTCGTCATGACGGTTGAAATAGGCAGCACGACCATCGATAACCCCTCCAAAAAATACGATTAGGTTTTTATTATAACCGCAAACCAATAAATGCGTATATAATGAAAGAGGAAATGTATTGAGGGGGGCGGCGTATGGCAAAAGCCAGCGAAGAGACAACGAGCCGCGCGAGGATTCTTGAAGCGCTCATCGCGGAGCGCGGCGGAATCGTCCCCGGCGCGCGGCTCGCACAGCGGCTCTCGGTCTCGAGGCAGGCGCTCGCAAAAAATATTTCGGCGCTCAAGGCCGAAGGCCTGCCGATCGAATCTCTTCCTCGGAGGGGCTACAGGCTGCCCGGCGTGGACGACGTGACTGCGCTAGCTCCGACGCTGATCGAATATTTTCTGAAGGACAACCCGATATTCAATAAATGCATATGCTTCGACGAGATCGACTCTACGCAGCGCGCGATAAAAAAGCTGGCGCGCGAAGGGCGCGAAGCTGGGATCGTCGTGCTCGCCGAGGCGCAGACCGACGGGCGCGGCCGCATGGGCAGAAGCTGGCAGAGCGTCGGCGGCAGGAATCTGACCTTCTCCGTGCTGCTGCGACCGGCGCTGCTTCCCGGCGAGGTGCAGCTTCTCAACCTCGCCGCCGGGCTCGCGCTGAAAAACGCGTTGCGCGAAGAGTGCGGCGTCGCGGCCGAGCTCAAATGGCCGAACGACGTGCTATGCCGTGGCAGAAAGCTCTGCGGAATCTTAAGCGAGTCCGCCGGCGAAGCAGAGCGGATATATTACGCGGTCACCGGCATAGGCGTCAACGTGAACATGGAGCCCGGGGAGATTCCCCAGGAGCTGCGCGGTAGCGCGACGTCGCTGCTGATCGAAAGCGGAAAAAGCTGGCCGCGCTGGAGGATACTCACGGCTTTCCTCGGCCGCTTCGCCGCGCTGCTCGAACTTCTTTCTTCCGGCGGCGGCGCCGAGGCGCTGCTTGAGCTCTACCGCGCCGGCTGCGACACGCTCGGGAGGGAGATAAAGGTCATCTGCGACGACGGGAGCGTGACCGGCACGGCTTCGGGCGTCACCGCCCAGGGCGCGATAATCGTAAAGACGCGCGAAGGCGAAAAAACATTTGCCGCGGCGGATGTCGTTCATCTGCGCGCGGCCGGGGAGGCGAAGTAGATGAGGCTGACGGAACGCGCCAAAACAAGCGGCTGAGCGGCGAAGATCGCTCCGGCGGAGCTTGACGAAATTTTAAAGGGACTTCCGGTCCTCCATTCAGAGGAACTGCTCGCTTCGTGGACGCACGGAGAGGACGCGGCGCTATGGAAGATAACGGAAGAAAGGATCGGAATCCTCACGACGGACTTCATAACGCCCGTCGTCGACGATCCGCGCAGATACGGCGAGATAGCGGCGGCGAATTCACTCTCCGACATCTACGCGATGGGAGGGCGCCCGCTTATCGCGCTGAACATCGTCTGCTTCCCCACCTCCTGCGAGCCGATCGAGGTACTGCGTCAAATCCTCGACGGCGGCGCGCGCAAGGTGATCGAGGCGCAGGCGGTGCTCGCAGGCGGGCACAGCGTGCAGGACGAAGAACCGAAATACGGGCTCGCCGTCTTCGGCGAGGTGGAAAAAAGCGAAATGTGGACGGTCGGCGCGGCCAAGGCCGGCGACGTCCTGCTTCTCACAAAACCGGTAGGCACGGGCATAGCCGTCACCGCGATAAAGGCCGGCCTCTTCGCGCCGGAACACGTCGCTGCGGCCGAGAGCTCTATGGCTAAGCTAAACGCGGTGCCGCCGCTGCTGCCCGCGGAGCTGCGCCGCGCCGTGAGCGCCGCGACGGACCTGACGGGCTTCGGCCTCGCGTCGCATGCGCTCGACTTGGCGCCGGACGGGGTATCGCTGGAAATCGACTGCTCAAAGATTCCCCTTCTTCCGGGAATCTCCGAGATGGCCGACATGGGGCTCATCCCGGCCGGCTCGTACGAAAACAAAAATTATGTCGGCGGCAGGGTGACGAACAGCTCGAAGATCGGCAGATTCGCAGAGGATATCGCGTTCGACCCTCAGACCTCGGGCGGCCTGCTGGTAGCGGCGCCGCAGGACGCGGCGGAGGAGATCGTCAGGATAGTTAAAAATTCCGGCTTCCCCGACGCCGCGATAATAGGAAAATTTACCGAAGGGCGCGGCGGGCTTACGCTGAAATAGCCGTAAAGAGAATAATCAATAATCGAAAAAATCGGACGTCCGGGGCCGGACGTCCGATTTTTTATTCACACCGTACCGCGCCGCTATCCGAGCCTGTTGGCCCTCGAACACAGCAGCAGCGAGATCGCGAGAAAGACCAAATTCGCCACCCAGGCGGCCATAGCCGGGGGCAGCGAGCCGTTCTCGCCGAGCGCCTTGCTGAAGGACATGATGACGTAATAGACGAAAATGATTATCACGCTGAAGCCGAAGCCGACGCCTGAGCTTGCGCGCTGCGGGCGGCTTCCGAGAGCAGCGCCGAGTATCGCGAAGATCAGGCAGGCCCACGGGACCGCGAGACGCAGATGGAAAGCCATCCAAAGCTCTCCCGGGCTCTCGCCGAGCCTCTCCTTCAGCCGGATGAGCGAGAGGAGCTCCTTTATGCCCATTTCGTCCGGCTCCCTGTTCACGTTCTCGATATCCTCGGACCTGAGGTTGAGGCGCAGCGCCTGTCTGTCGAATTTGAAGAGGAGCCCCACTTCTTTCGTCTTTTTGCTTATCTCGTAGACGGCGCCGTTTATCAGCCACCAGCTGCCATCCTCCCACTTGCCGTCCAGCGAGGTGATGATTCTCGCAAGACGCCCCTGGTCGAATTCCTCGACCGTGACATCTTTCATGTCTTTCGTGTCGTTGTCCATCCTGTCTATGTAGATGACGCGCTTCACGACGCCGTCGCCCTCTTCTTTGATGAATATTTTCTGAGTGAAGAGGGGGGCGGACTCCCGCAGCACTTCATATTTCATGACGTTGGCCGCCGCCCTTTCGCTCAGCGGCACGACGCTTTCGTTTATTATGAAGGCTACTATCGATATAAAGAACGCCGCGACCGTTACTGGACGGACGATGCGCTGGAAGGATAGCCCGGCGGATTTCAGCGCGACGATCTCCGAGTTCGCGGAAAGTTTCCCGAAACCGAGCAGCGAAGCCAGAAGGCAGCTCATCGGAATCGTGAAGACGACGAGCCGCGGCATGTAGTAGACGAAGAGCCTTATCACGATGCCGACGGAGACGCCCTTCTGGATAATGAGGTCGGCCATCTGAAAGAGAAGGCCGCCCGCGACAAGTATCGTGGTGAAGGCGACGAGGCCGAAAAAGAACGGCGATTTCAGTTCGCCGAGAATATAGCGGTCCAGCACTCTGACCTTTAATGAGAAAACGTCATTTATCTTCATGTTCTTCCCCGTCATTCATCTTCAGTATATACTCCGCGCTCTCGCGGATCGCCCCGCGCCCCCCAGGCGCCTTTGCGACGAAATCGGCGGCCGCCCTGACGGAAGGATGCGCGTCGCCCACCGCTATGCCGAGCCCGGCCCATTTTACGCATTCTACATCGGGCGTGTCGTCGCCGGCGTACGCGGCTTCGTCCCTTGAGATATTCCAGCCGCCGCAGAGCTCGGAAAGCTCCTTCAGCTTATCGCTCGCTCCGTTGATGCAGCAGGATATTTTCAGATTGTCGGCCCTCTGCTGCGTGGGCGCCGAATAGCGCCCGCTGATGAAGACGACCTTCACCCCGCTTTTCAGCAGCATCGCTATCCCCTGTCCGTCCCTGACGTCGAAGCGCTTCAGCTCGCCGCCGCGGCCGTCCATATAGATTCCGCCGTCCGTCAGCGTGCCGTCGACGTCCATAGCGAAGAGCTTAATCAACTTTTTCTTCGCTCCCGTGCGTCCAGTCCTGCGTCATGCGCGGAGTGAGGCCGCGCTTGCTCGCTTCGGCGAAGTCAAGTATCATCTTCGCCTCCGCGTCTTCCGGATAGAGCTCGCCGATCCTCGCAAGCCCTTCTCTGTTCGTCAATCCCGAATTATAGATGATTCTGTACATTTCGCGAATCTTGGAGCGGGTCTTCATATCGAAACCCCTGCGCTTCAACCCGACCCTGTTGATGTCGTAGACGCGGAGCGGGATCCCCGCCGCCAGAGCATAGGGCGGCACGTCCTGCGTCACGCGCGACATTCCGCCGATCATGCAGTACGAGCCGACGCGCGTGAATTGGTGGAAGCCGCTCATACCGCCTATCACGACATAATCCCCGATCCAGACGTGCCCCGAAAGTCCGGTTTTGTTCGCGATCGTACATTCGCGCCCGACGGTGACGTTATGCGCAAAGTGCACGCCCTCCATTATAAGGCAGCCGTCGCCCACCGTCGTCGCTCCGCCCTCGCCGACCGCGCGGTTGATGGTCACGAATTCGCGGCACACGACGCCTTTCCCGATCTTCACGCGGGTCTCTTCGCCGCGGAAGCTGAGGTCCTGGGGCACCCCCCCTATCACCGCGTGCTCATATATCGTGCAGTTTTCTCCGAGCTCGGTATATTCGCAGACGCTCGCGAAGGGGCGCAGTACCGTGCCGTCGCCTATCTTCGTCTTCGCGTCCACTATGCAGTAGGCGCCGATCGTAACGTCCTCCCCGAGCTCCGCGCCCTTTTCAACTATCGCAGTCGGGTGTATTTGAACGCTCATGATGTCACTGCGCCTTCGCAGTCAATGTGAGATCCGGCGCGATCATAAAGCCCATCTCGGCCTCCGCTACCGTTTCACCGTCCACCTTAGCCACGAACTCAAATTTTCCGACGTTGCCGTGGCGCCTCTTGAGGCGCGCCGTAGTGCGCAGGCAGTCGCCGGGTCTGACCGGCTTGCGGAATTTCGCGTGGTCGACGGAGGTCAGATAGACGAGCTTTCTCTCTTTTCCGGAAAACTCCGGCTGCACCTTCAGAAGTATCGCGCCGACCTGTCCCATGGCTTCGAGTATCAGCACTCCCGGCATGATGGGCTCGTCGGGGAAATGTCCCTGGAAAAAGGGCTCGTTGTAGGTGACGTTTTTGTAGCCCGTAACTTCCTTGATTTCGTCGGTGTCCACGATCTCTTCTATTCTGTCGACAAGCAGAAAGGGGTAGCGGTGCGGCAAAAGATCCAGCAGCTGACTGATCTCTACTCTCATTGTTTTTCGTTTTCCTCCTCGTTATACTGCCTTCAATTATTATTCTGTCTGAAGAGCGTCCGCAGACGCCTCATAAGCTTCCCGTGGATGCTGTGCCCCGCGGCTACAGCGATATAATGCCCCGTCGGAACGCCTCCGACAAGAGCCATATCTCCGAGCAAGTCTATCACCTTATGGGTAACGCATTCAAGCGGGAAGCGCAATTCCTGGCCGCCGACGAGTCCCTTTTCATCGAAGAGCAGGGCGTTGCCGAGCGTTCCACCCTTCGCCAGGCCGTTTTTCTTCAGGAAATCGAGCTCGTACGTCAGCCCGAACGTGCGCGCCTTTGAAATTATATTATAAAATAGCTCCGGCGTAACGTCATATTTTACCAACTGAGTGCCTATAGGAGTGCCGGGATAGTCTATAACGTAAGTCACCGAGAGCTTTTCAGAAGGAGCGGCTGTCAGGGAGCGGCTGCCGCCGTTTTCCTCGACGACCACAGGATAGGAAATCGAGCGGCGCGGTGCGGCTTTACCAGTTTCGCATGTGCCGCACTCCTTTATAGCTTCCGCAAAGGGAAACGCGCTGCCGTCCATTATGGGAACTTCCGTGCCTTCAAGCTCGATTTCGACGGCGTCCAGCCCCATTCCGGCGATCGCGGCGAGAAGGTGCTCCGCGGTCCGCACGGTCAAGCCGTTAGGAAGCGAAAAGGCCGTCAGGCGGCTCTCTTCTTCGACTACGGCCTCCGCGGCGGAAGAGAGCCCGTCCCTGCCGCGGAAATAAATGCCGGCGCGCTCGCATGGGCGCAGCCGAAGAGATGAACTTTCGCCCGAGTGAAGCCCCGTGCCGGATATTTTTATCTCGCCCTTAAGCGTCAGCATCTTTTTCGTTCTCGATCTTTTCTATTTTTTTCGCAAGCTCGCGCAGCTGACGAGAAAGCTCCGGCAGACGGCGGACGGCCGCCTGCTGGCGCAGCTCCAGCTTGTGATTTTGCGCAGGGAAGCCGGAGACGGTCGAGCCGGCCGGGACGTCGCACACGACGCCTCCGCGTCCGCCGACGGTGCAGCCGTCGCCTATCGTCGAGTGATTCGAAGCGCCTGACTGAGCCGCCATTATGACGCCTTTGCCGATCTTTGTACTGCCGGCGATGCCGGACTGGGCGACGATGATCGTATAGGCGCCTATCTCGCAATTGTGCCCTATCTTCACCTGGCTGTCGATTTTCGTCATGGCGCCGACGTGGGTCTCGCCGAAGGTCGCACGGTCTATCGAAGTGCAGGCCCCGACTTCGACGCCGTCGTCGAGGCGCACCGTTCCGATCTGCGGAATCTTTACCATGCCGGCCTTGGGGTCCGGCACGAAGCCGAAGCCCTCGCAGCCTATCACCGCGTTCGAATGGAGCACACAGCCTTTGCCTATCTTCGAGCGGCGATAGACGACGACGCCCGGCTCTATGACGCAGCCCGCGCCGATCTCCGCCTCTTCACAGATGACCGCGTTCTCCATTATCACGCTATTTTCTCCGATTTTAGCGCCGGACCTTATCACCGCCCCCGCGGCTATCGAAACGTTTTCCGCTATTTCCGCGTCCGGCGCAACGACGGCCCTACCGGAAACGCCGGAGGAGGCGGCCGGCTCGTCGCCAAGAAAGGCGAGCAGCGCGATAAGGGCGACGCGCGGTTCATCTGTTTCGACA
Proteins encoded:
- the lpxD gene encoding UDP-3-O-(3-hydroxymyristoyl)glucosamine N-acyltransferase encodes the protein MTAKKISLAEIAKLVGGSVKGDPEIQVSSVLPPEKAEPGSIAPLWEKKYISSVRDGTLLLTKKGWIKEGESGVETDEPRVALIALLAFLGDEPAASSGVSGRAVVAPDAEIAENVSIAAGAVIRSGAKIGENSVIMENAVICEEAEIGAGCVIEPGVVVYRRSKIGKGCVLHSNAVIGCEGFGFVPDPKAGMVKIPQIGTVRLDDGVEVGACTSIDRATFGETHVGAMTKIDSQVKIGHNCEIGAYTIIVAQSGIAGSTKIGKGVIMAAQSGASNHSTIGDGCTVGGRGGVVCDVPAGSTVSGFPAQNHKLELRQQAAVRRLPELSRQLRELAKKIEKIENEKDADA
- the lpxC gene encoding UDP-3-O-acyl-N-acetylglucosamine deacetylase, with translation MLTLKGEIKISGTGLHSGESSSLRLRPCERAGIYFRGRDGLSSAAEAVVEEESRLTAFSLPNGLTVRTAEHLLAAIAGMGLDAVEIELEGTEVPIMDGSAFPFAEAIKECGTCETGKAAPRRSISYPVVVEENGGSRSLTAAPSEKLSVTYVIDYPGTPIGTQLVKYDVTPELFYNIISKARTFGLTYELDFLKKNGLAKGGTLGNALLFDEKGLVGGQELRFPLECVTHKVIDLLGDMALVGGVPTGHYIAVAAGHSIHGKLMRRLRTLFRQNNN